The following DNA comes from Methanosarcina vacuolata Z-761.
TCGGTTCCTTGATCAGAACCTGTGCAAGTGCAATCCGGTGCCGCTCCCCTTCACTCAGCTCATCAGTCATTTTGGGCAAAATAGCTTTTGCCTTGTTTTCCTCAAAACCTGCAGCTTTGAGAGTAATTACAGCTTTTCTGACCCCGAGTTCAAAAGGCAAATCAAGACTAATAGACTCGGTAAGATTATCTATTACTGAGCTATGAGTGTAAAGGCCGTATTCCTGGTGCAAGAACCCCATATATTTGGTTGCTCTTCCTTTATTATCCACCCCCAGCTTTGTCATGTCAACCCATTCGTCTCCCACACGAACCTCAACTTCTCCGGATGTGGGTGGTAATATTCCCATTAAAATTTTGGAGGTTGTAGTCTTGCCTGCTCCGCTCACTCCGACTAGCCCGAAGATTTCTCCTTCATTTACATCAAAAGAAATCCCGTCTACAGCTCTAACCACGCCTCGGTCGACTGAAATATAACGCTTTGATAGGTCTCTTACCCTGATTATAGGTTCCCCTACCATGACATTCTTTTCCTGCCTCACAATGGATACACTTTGCATAAAGATTGCAGAAACCTCAAGTGGATCCCCTTCCTTGACTACCTCTCCGTTTTCAAGCAGGATAGCTTTGTTCGCCATCTGTTCAATAACTTCAGGCCAGTGCGAAGTCAGGACCATGCTCATATTATAATTCTTGACTGCCCTTATCATAGCATCGTGTACCAGCTTTGCAGTCATGGGATCAAGGGTACCTGTGGGCTCGTCAGCTAACAGGAGCAAAGGATTTCTCACAAGCTGCCTTGCAAGCACAACTCTCTGTTTTTCTCCGCCTGAAAGTTCTCTTGCAACATGCATCATGCGGTGACTCAGGTTTACTTCTTCCAGCAGTTCGATTGCTTTTCTCATGGAGTCTTGCCCGGCATATCCTATTTCATTCAGGGAGTTTATGACGTTTACAAGAACCCTTTCGTCTCCGTAAAGTGCAAAGGTGCGCTGAAGCATGATAGCTATACGCTTTGTAATATCTTTCCTTATAGGTTCATAAAGTGAAAGTTTTACAAAATCAGCTTCGAAAGCTTCCAGTACTTCTCCACAGACCGGACACTTCTGGCCTGTCTTGCTGGGGCGTTCTATGTATCCACATTTCGAGCAACGTGATAGATGATAAATTACTTCACCTGAAATGTTCTCAAAAGACTCTGTGCCGCGCAGTACATGCATCAGGATTGTTTTTCCGGACCCGCTTTTTCCCAGAATTCCAACTATTTCCCCTTCATTGATACTTAAGTTTACGTTTTTCAGGGCCTTATGACCGTCGAAATCTACTGTTAGATTTTTGACTTCAATAAATACTGGCATGGATTTTCCTCCGCAATTATGAGCTGCAATACTTTCTGGTGGCTTTTGCCTGCCTGAGCATATCGCTCAAGAGTGAAAAGCAATTACTATAAATGAATAACACAATAGTACAAACAACGAATTTCACACGCTTAATGAATTTCACACATTTGGGCAACAACTACATAAGAGTAAAGATTACATAAACATAACGCATTATTTTTTCACTGTTAACATTTAAAGCACATTTACAGTTAAGTCAAGTTCATCTGACGAACCTTGCTTAATCAGTACTTTTATCTTGTCCTGTATGTGACTCGATGTATTATATTGATTTGTCTTATTATCGCCGTCGTGTTATATAGATTCGTTTATATAATAATTCTCTTTACATCCTTTACAGCGCTTTTACCACATCTACAACTTTGATAATATCGTCAATAACCACGTCTGCTGCTTCTCTTAGTTCTTTGGGCCTTTTGTCGCCCTGCTGCGTTGTCATTACTCCTAGATCTGCTGCTCTGAATGCCAGTATGTCGTTAATCCCATCCCCTACCATAATTACTTTGTCATATTTTTGTTTTAGCTCAAGCACTACTTTTTCCTTCATCAGAGTGTTTGAAAAAGCAAAGACTCTTTCCTGAGGAATGTTTATGAACTCAGCCAGTTGCATGAGAGCAAATAAACTATCTCCGGATGCTATGTACGTATCTACTTTCATGGAATGGAGAGCCTGAACTGTTTGTAACGTGGTACTGAATACATGCCCTCCTGTACTCAGTACATATGGCACGCTTCTAGCTTGAGAGTCAACTATCAGGCCTGCTGCCAGATAAAAAACATTTGGACAGTGGGAGGTAACTGCTTCCAGCACATCATGTATATCACCCATTCTTGGGGACGTTCCCCTTATGATATCACATGCAATCTCCTGAGTAAAAAGTCCTTTTGAACAGCTTATACCTATTGAAACTCTGTACTCTTTTATAAACTCAAACAGAGGCATCTCTTTTCTTGAGCTCAGGAGTATATCACTTTCAGCGTTCAGAACGACAAGCCCGCATCCATTCTTTTGCGCGACAATAGCAGTGCTCTCTATGTTTTCAAGGATATCCCCGGTACTGACTTCCTTTGCAACCCTGTACATATGTAGAAGGGTTCCGGCACTGTCAAAGACCACTGCAATTCTTTTGGACATATCAAGTGATTAAGCTATTAAATAAAAAAATCTTTGCGAAAATCTGGAAACAAAAATAAGAATTTGTAAATAATAGAAGTTTGTGAAGAAAAGTTAACTTCACAGGATTGAGGCCCCTGAAATAAGGACACCAGCAAGGAACCCCAGGATTACTCCAGAATTCAAAAAGGGAAGGCCTGCCTGCGGGTTCCCTTTCATTACCTGGATGGAAAGTACGGCGTGACCTATAAGCGTGCCCAGTATGGCCCCAAGGACCGGATAGAAATTATTTGTCATGAAGACGTTTGCCGAGACTACCAGCAGGGTAGGCATAACCGCATCTCCGAGCCCCATGAAAAACGCCTCATGCTTTTCTCCCTTTTTGAAGTCTTCTTTTAAGAAAGAATATTTCAGGTGTTTTGGAATTACAAACATGATTGGAAGTTTCAGATCCATTATCCCCTCGGCCATATCTACCATATGCTTTGTTTTGTACACTGAGATAGCGTCATATATTGCAAGAAGAACCAGAAGCACTATTACTGGGACAACTGAGAGGGAAATTCCTATCAGGGCACTGACCCCGGCTGCAATACAAACTCCCACAATGTCAACAACATACCATTCTGGATATTTATAGAGCAGCACTGTTATTACGATGGATAGCACAACTGAGGCAATGGACGCAAATCCTGAAAGAGAAGGAATGAGGACAAACAGAGCCAGGACTACGTAATATATAGTGCTTATTATGGCCAGATAAATAGTGAAGCTGATTACCCACTTCATATTTTTCTTTATTGCCAGAAGGACAAACAGGGTAAAAGCCAGGATCATTATAATATAATATATAGAATTGGACACCTGGGTTGGGTCCTCAAAAGCCTGCATTCCACTAACTTCCATTGGCGTGGACAAAAAAAGTGCAAGAACCTGCACTATAAGAATTAGTCCTCCCATGGAAATAATAGGTAAATAATCTTTAATTGATTGTTCGATGGAACTCAAGTGCTAAACTCCTTAATTCTTAACAGTATGCCTTTTCTATTCCTTTATTATACTTACTGTACTTTCATCTCCGACTTCTCCTGACTGTTTATATATAACTTTACCTGGGAAATATTATTTTTCTGATATTGTCTTTAAAATATAGTGTTTTTTCACGAAATGTCTCCAGGATACATCTCTCCTATACTGGCTCTTTTTTCATAGGAGCGATAATTAAAAGTAAAGGAATAAATCGATAAACATGTGTTTGTGAAAAATTAGAGATTACATCTCTTAAAAATTAAATTGCGGGCGTCCAACCTACCATAAAGACAAGGTATGTTTTGGGCCGCCCGCCCGGTTACTTAGAAACAGATGATTATGTATCCTTTAACAAGATTTCTTAACATAAGTGATTGAAATTTTGACCTCGGTTTCCTATCAGATTTGATGTATCTATAAAAGGAAGCTATGGTTTAGCATGAAAGTACGGAACAAAACTGACTCACGATGCTCCAAAACGAAGAGGTAAGGGTTCACTTCACCCCATCAAAAGAATGGGATATTCGTGACCTCTGCGCTTCCGTTGTAATAAACAAAATAGAAAAAAGTAAAAAATAGAAAATCGTAAAGATAGAAAAGCAGTAAATACTTTAAGGAATAGTCCGCTTGATAATTTGAAACAAGCTAGATTACATAACGCGCGTGTATGTGCTTGTGTATGCGGAACAATTTTTACAGGTGTTAGAGGTATACGATGGAGACTAGAGATACAGTATTTCTTGTTGTGATGGTTCTGTCATCCTTTCTTCTATCCTTTGAGTGGCTTAGAAGATTTGCATATAAATCCACAAATCCCCTGATTATTCTTTCAGTTATGGTTCTGGTCGGAACATTAGCTGTTATGCTCATCTCTGTTAACAATAGGCTTCAGGAACTCGAAAACAAAATGGAGGCAAAAGATCGTACCCTCAAGGTCAACATGGAGAGTACAGAAACAAATATTGAAGAACGGATGAATGAGCTATCAAGCAAAATTGATAATGCAGTTTACGAATTCAACCGCAGAAAATACCACTAATCTCATCTATAACTTTTTATTTTAGGGCAAACATTTAATTTCTTATTTTTAAAAAGCATAGCTTGAATCCACGGTATTTGCTAACAATCATATTTAATTTTTTTACCTATGGGTACGTAATATTTTATAAGTATGTCCTTTATAGGGCAGGAATCTTCGATATATGCGGTGTTAATTGAAAGAAAAATGGCCCAAGTACTTTTTGAACGGATTCTCAGGCTTCACTCAGTTTTGAATTTAAGTTATTAACATTTATCCAAATTTTAATCCGAATGTATGTTAATTTTTCTAATCTAATTAATACCCGATCAGGACATTTCGGGCACAGAGTCCATGATTCAGTAAGTTATATATACTTGTTCTTCTGTAGAACAGAGAATATCTGAAGTTTAACAATTACAAAATAATGCATCAGATATTTTGTATCGCAAGTTATTATTACTCAGAGTTAGTATTATTTGATTACTTGTGTAAGCAGGTAAAGAAGGAAAGCTATATGCACCTTAGTCTGGAACCGATTGGAATTATTACAAAGGTTGCAAATAAGTCGGAAATTTTGATTTATTCTGATTTTGAACAGGTCATACGAAATATCGTGTCCAAAATAGGAGAAGGGGCTGAGAAAGGACAGAAGCTCCTGGTCGTCCATAAAAATAACAATCAGAAACAGGCGGATGGTCACCAGGTTCAGGTCACGAAAGCGACTTTACTGGAAAGAAAAGGTAATTTGCTGACAATATCCAAAATAGAAGCAAATGAAGATTCAGTAATCGATGTTCGACTTGACCTTACTGCTTGATTTTCTTAGGTGTATGTACAGGCTATAAAACCCATTAAGTTCTCGTCTCTTTTCTATTCTCTTACTGGATAGCTTTGATTAGGCCTCAGGAAGGGCTAATGAGGTTAAATTCAATATAATAGATTAAAAGTCCTGACTGGAAGGAGATTCTATAGCTTTTCTGGACCCTATGATCCGAGGAATTACATGGATTGTCTGGACTCTATGATCCAATGAATTCAGTGACTAAATGAACTCAGTGACCGATGATTTCCATGAATTTGAGTGAAAATCACATTATTTTTCTTTACTTTTTTCCTCCTGAGTGGTACTGTCTTTCAACAGTGTATATTCATCGATAAGTATCTCAGGATAATTCTGAACACGCGGTAAATATAAGACTTCAGTATCTATAAAGCGTATTGAGCAATGAAACACATGATTGCTGTAAAGCATCTTTAACATTGACTTGCTGTATAGCATCTTTAACATCGACTTGCTGTAAAGCATTTTTGATATAAACCTGCAGTAAAATCTCCTGATATGTCTTTTGATATTTACTTTCTATATAATAGTTTGAGGTTAAAAGAATAAGAAAAGACTAAGGAATGATTCAAATAGAATATCAAAGGTTTTTGTTGCCAAAAATGATTATTTAGGAAAATGGAACTATAGATAAATTCCCCAACTGAAAATTTGAAGTTATATTTTTATCATTCCTCAAAGGAAAGTAATAAAAAGGAAGAAAGGTAGTGAAAGCGCTGAAGCTTTCTGGTAAGTTTCAAACATTCGAGGGAAAATATGGGCACAGATATAGGCGACCTGCTCCAGAAAAGAAAAGTTGAGCTTTCGGATCTTACAAATCAGGTAGTTGCAATTGATGCGTTTAATACTCTACACCAGTTTTTGAGCATTATTCGCCAGCGGGATGGAAGTCCTCTGGTTGATTCTGCAGGGAGAGTGACCTCACATCTCTCAGGCCTGCTCTACCGGACAGCAAGCCTTGTAGAAGCCGGTGTCAAGCCTCTTTTTGTTTTTGACGGCAAACCTCCGGATCTCAAGTCCGAAACCCTGGACCGAAGAAAAGAAGTCAGGGAATCCTCCCGGGAAAAGTGGGAAAATGCAAAGGCTGTCGGGGATCTTGAATCGGCATATAAGTATGCTCAGGCTTCTTCGAAAGTAAACCAGGAAATTGTTGAAGACTCCAAATATCTCCTTGACATTATGGGAGTTCCCTTTGTTCAGGCACCCAGTGAGGGCGAAGCCCAGGCTGCACATATGGTCCTCAAAAAAGATGCAAACTGCGTTGCTTCTCAAGATTACGATTCATTTCTTTTCGGGGCTCCTATTGTTGTCCGGAATCTGGCCGTAACAGGAAAACGAAAGCTTCCGGGAAAAAACGTTTACGTTGACGTCGAACCCGAAAAAATCGAGCTGGATGAGACTCTCGAAGCCCTGGAAATTACAAGGGAACAGCTCATAGATATCGCTATCTGTGTGGGCACGGATTATAACAAAGGGCTGGAGAAAGTAGGCCCCAAAACAGCCCTTAAACTAATTAAAAAGCATGGGGACATTTATGCCGTACTCCGCGAAAAAAAGGCAGAAATTGATGCTGTAGACCAGATAAGAGATATCTTTCTCCACCCTGAAGTAACGGATGATTACAAGATAAGATGGGGAAAACCTGATTCTGAAAAACTTCTTGAATTTCTCTGCGAGAGCCATGATTTCTCAATTGATAGGGTGGGAAAAGCTGCAGAACGGCTTAAAGCTGCCTCAGGAGCCAGACAAAAAACTCTTGACCAGTGGTTTTAAGAAATTTTTGTTCAAAATCCTTATTTTCCTAATTTTTTTATTTATGTTATATTTTATCCTTAACTATTCAGTCAAGGAAATCTGATACTGACAAGAACAGGCCTGAACTCTTCCCAGAAAGAACATTCACACGCCCTACGTATGGAGTTGTGGGTCCTGAACTTCTCTCCACATCTGGGGGGTTTGTGCAATCAAATGGTATTTTGCCGGATTTGTGGCCCACCGCTTTTTCAGACCCTCATTGCCTGGGCTTCGGGAAGTGTAGTCCTTTCGCTGATACAGCCCGTAATTTTGGAGATGCCGCAACCGCTGTTCCTCTGGATATAGCTTTTTTTATTTTATGGAAAAAAACCAGATAAGCATTTCACTTATGTCTCGGGGCACCTGGGACATGATTGGATTATCCGCTTGCAGATCTTCTAATATCTCCTAATGGAACTTTTTATGACTATTGTAATTTTCAGGATAATCCACGATACGAGAAAATCAGTACTCTTCCGTATTTGGTGGTGTAGCCCCAGGTATTGTTGACAAAATCCAACAGGTAGTCAAAAAATAAAAAAAGTAAAAAATGTGATCAAAGTAAGGATTCGCTGGTTAGGGAACAGGCTGTACGCAGAATTCCGTCTCGCTCACTGAATATAAGGCTTTCAAACCCGGGATATTTCTGCTCCGTGGTTTCTTGCCCTGGTAAGCATGACAGTCCCGCCAACTGAGTCGTCAAGCATTTTCTGGACTTCCGCTTGAAGCTGCCTGCCATCTGATTTGTTGTCTACAAAAGAATATACTACAGGCCCAAAGGAACTTACCCCGGCTCCATAGCTCCGGCTGCGCATAAAAGAAGCAATATTTTTCACAAAGTCAGGCCAGATAAAGCTCTCCCTTTTGTTAAAGCCGACAGTCTGGACATGATTTACTGCGGCCCCGAAACTCACTATATCATTTTCTATCACGGCAGGCATCATCTGCATGAGCACGACATGGGAAATTTCTCTAACTTCTTCTACAGGGAGGGGGCAGAATTTCTTGAAGGTCTCGACTTCCTCCTGGTCATACATTCCCTTGTCATTGGGAATTGCTACCACCATGTCCCATTGAGGAAAATCCTCTCTGAAGAGCACTGGACCAGGCGGTACTTTGCTGGCAGCTGACGGCATAAAACCACCTTTATCTTTGAATCGGTGTCCTCCGTCAACTATAAACCCGCCTTTCTCAAAAGCAGTTACTCCGATACCCGAAGTTCCTCCTCTTTTTACTGCAAGTGCAAGTTCTCTAACGCTCTTCCCAAGCCCATACAGTTCATTAACAGCTGCTGCCGCGGCCAGAGAAGACTGGGTCCCTGATCCGAAACCTACATGGGCTGGGTACACTTCCTGTACGTTGATCCTGATCCCTTTACCCTCAGGAAGCAGTGATTCTGCAGCTCTTTTCATTCGATCGGCAAAACCCTGCAGACCTTCTATATTGACTCCATCGGCTTCTTCAGCCGTAATTCTGATATTGGGAGAGGAAAGGGTTAGTCCTGCTCCTCCATCGACTCTTCCGATCTCCGCATTCATATCAATAAGCGTCATATGAATGCGGCAAGGAGTGGTTATTTTGATCATTCCTGTTAAACTCCAAAAATATACACTTAAAGCTTTATGACTTCCGAAGTCCGGTGCTCCTTTTATTGTAGCTGCTGGTATTTAATCTTTTAAAAATTATCTTTTATAATCTCAATTCTATGGATGTAATAAAAATAACAACAGAAGTGAAGCATAAGGAGAGCAGGAACAGAATGGAAAAATTAGAAAGGAAAAATTGAAAGGAAAAATTAGAATGGAAAAATTAGAAAAGAAAAATTAGAAAAGAAAAATTAGAATGGAAAAATTAGGGTTTCTGGAATTTCCGGCTGCTTTTCCCGTTCGTTAGTAATTTTCAGATTATTTCTCCTTCTGTATAATTCCAGATTTTTTCCTTCTTAAATTATTATTTTATAATAAGAGATTCTCCTGTCATCTCCTCAGGTTTTTGGATCTTGAGAAGTTCCAGAAGGGTTGGTGCAAGATCACACAGTTTTCCGTTCTTAAGTGCTTTAACTTCATCATTTCCGAAGTAAATACACTTTACCGGATTTGAAGTATGTGCGGTATGCGGTTCTCCCGTTGTCGAATTTTCCATCTGTTCGGCGTTCCCGTGGTCTGCAGTTATAATTGCTACCCCTCCTGCTTCTTTCAGAGCCACTGCAATTCTGCCCACGCAGCTATCTACGGTTTCCACTGCCTTTACTGCAGCCTCAAAAATTCCGGTGTGCCCGACCATATCCATATTTGCGAAGTTAAGGACAATCACATCATACTTTCCTGACCGAATCCTCCCTATTACTTCCTCCGTAACCTCATATGCACTCATTTCGGGCTGAAGGTCGTAGGTAGCAATCTTTGGTGATGGGATGAGGCAGCGGTCCTCTCCTTCATAACATTTTTCCTGCCCTCCATTCAGGAAAAAAGTCACATGGGCATACTTTTCGGTTTCGGCAATCCGAAGCTGAGTCAGTCCCTGCTTGCTCAGTACTTCTCCAAGCACATTTTCAAGTTCTTCCGGCGGGAAAGCTATAGGCAAATCCAGAGTTTCATCGTACTGAGCCATACAAACATAGTAAACTTTCGGATGTTTTTCTCGAGGGAAGTTCTCAAAGTCTTGATTTACAAAAGCCCAGGTAAGCTGCCGTGCTCTGTCAGGTCTGAAATTGAAAAAGATTATAGAATCATTATCCTTTATGACTGCCTCGGGCTTTCCTTCTGAATCTGTGATCACAGTCGGTTTTATAAACTCGTCCGTTTCTCCTCTTTCATAAGCTTCAGAAACTGCAGTTTCTGCATCAGGAGTTTTGTAAGGCGCAACTCCTATGGTAAGAGCATCATAGGCGAGTTTTGTTCTATCCCAACGCTTATCTCTGTCCATTGCATAATAGCGCCCTGATATAGTTGCGATTTTAGCATTTCCATTCTCCTTACAAAAAGCATCAA
Coding sequences within:
- the atwA gene encoding methyl coenzyme M reductase system, component A2, with translation MPVFIEVKNLTVDFDGHKALKNVNLSINEGEIVGILGKSGSGKTILMHVLRGTESFENISGEVIYHLSRCSKCGYIERPSKTGQKCPVCGEVLEAFEADFVKLSLYEPIRKDITKRIAIMLQRTFALYGDERVLVNVINSLNEIGYAGQDSMRKAIELLEEVNLSHRMMHVARELSGGEKQRVVLARQLVRNPLLLLADEPTGTLDPMTAKLVHDAMIRAVKNYNMSMVLTSHWPEVIEQMANKAILLENGEVVKEGDPLEVSAIFMQSVSIVRQEKNVMVGEPIIRVRDLSKRYISVDRGVVRAVDGISFDVNEGEIFGLVGVSGAGKTTTSKILMGILPPTSGEVEVRVGDEWVDMTKLGVDNKGRATKYMGFLHQEYGLYTHSSVIDNLTESISLDLPFELGVRKAVITLKAAGFEENKAKAILPKMTDELSEGERHRIALAQVLIKEPRIVIMDEPTGTMDPITKVSVTNSILKAREEIGETFVVVSHDIDFVNEICDRVALMRNGKIVDIGEPKSILSQLTEDERIQAAEEI
- the fen gene encoding flap endonuclease-1; this encodes MGTDIGDLLQKRKVELSDLTNQVVAIDAFNTLHQFLSIIRQRDGSPLVDSAGRVTSHLSGLLYRTASLVEAGVKPLFVFDGKPPDLKSETLDRRKEVRESSREKWENAKAVGDLESAYKYAQASSKVNQEIVEDSKYLLDIMGVPFVQAPSEGEAQAAHMVLKKDANCVASQDYDSFLFGAPIVVRNLAVTGKRKLPGKNVYVDVEPEKIELDETLEALEITREQLIDIAICVGTDYNKGLEKVGPKTALKLIKKHGDIYAVLREKKAEIDAVDQIRDIFLHPEVTDDYKIRWGKPDSEKLLEFLCESHDFSIDRVGKAAERLKAASGARQKTLDQWF
- the gpmI gene encoding 2,3-bisphosphoglycerate-independent phosphoglycerate mutase: MTQAKKPLMLIILDGWGYREAKEGNAILAARTPKLDHLIEEYPWCFLEASGEAVGLPEGQMGNSEVGHLNIGAGRIVYQDLTRINLSIRKGDFFKNPAFLSAISNAKANDSSLHLMGLVSYGGVHSYMTHIHSLIKLAQQEGLKKVYIHAFLDGRDVPPKAGLKDIMELDAFCKENGNAKIATISGRYYAMDRDKRWDRTKLAYDALTIGVAPYKTPDAETAVSEAYERGETDEFIKPTVITDSEGKPEAVIKDNDSIIFFNFRPDRARQLTWAFVNQDFENFPREKHPKVYYVCMAQYDETLDLPIAFPPEELENVLGEVLSKQGLTQLRIAETEKYAHVTFFLNGGQEKCYEGEDRCLIPSPKIATYDLQPEMSAYEVTEEVIGRIRSGKYDVIVLNFANMDMVGHTGIFEAAVKAVETVDSCVGRIAVALKEAGGVAIITADHGNAEQMENSTTGEPHTAHTSNPVKCIYFGNDEVKALKNGKLCDLAPTLLELLKIQKPEEMTGESLIIK
- a CDS encoding presenilin family intramembrane aspartyl protease PSH yields the protein MSSIEQSIKDYLPIISMGGLILIVQVLALFLSTPMEVSGMQAFEDPTQVSNSIYYIIMILAFTLFVLLAIKKNMKWVISFTIYLAIISTIYYVVLALFVLIPSLSGFASIASVVLSIVITVLLYKYPEWYVVDIVGVCIAAGVSALIGISLSVVPVIVLLVLLAIYDAISVYKTKHMVDMAEGIMDLKLPIMFVIPKHLKYSFLKEDFKKGEKHEAFFMGLGDAVMPTLLVVSANVFMTNNFYPVLGAILGTLIGHAVLSIQVMKGNPQAGLPFLNSGVILGFLAGVLISGASIL
- a CDS encoding HAD family hydrolase, yielding MSKRIAVVFDSAGTLLHMYRVAKEVSTGDILENIESTAIVAQKNGCGLVVLNAESDILLSSRKEMPLFEFIKEYRVSIGISCSKGLFTQEIACDIIRGTSPRMGDIHDVLEAVTSHCPNVFYLAAGLIVDSQARSVPYVLSTGGHVFSTTLQTVQALHSMKVDTYIASGDSLFALMQLAEFINIPQERVFAFSNTLMKEKVVLELKQKYDKVIMVGDGINDILAFRAADLGVMTTQQGDKRPKELREAADVVIDDIIKVVDVVKAL
- a CDS encoding beta-ribofuranosylaminobenzene 5'-phosphate synthase, which translates into the protein MIKITTPCRIHMTLIDMNAEIGRVDGGAGLTLSSPNIRITAEEADGVNIEGLQGFADRMKRAAESLLPEGKGIRINVQEVYPAHVGFGSGTQSSLAAAAAVNELYGLGKSVRELALAVKRGGTSGIGVTAFEKGGFIVDGGHRFKDKGGFMPSAASKVPPGPVLFREDFPQWDMVVAIPNDKGMYDQEEVETFKKFCPLPVEEVREISHVVLMQMMPAVIENDIVSFGAAVNHVQTVGFNKRESFIWPDFVKNIASFMRSRSYGAGVSSFGPVVYSFVDNKSDGRQLQAEVQKMLDDSVGGTVMLTRARNHGAEISRV